From Marivirga harenae, one genomic window encodes:
- a CDS encoding M56 family metallopeptidase, which produces MDTLIYILKAHVLFTVLGGIYHFILKDEKSFSFNRFYLLAIYGVSLIIPLLEIKIFKNVTFINQAFLSNESAATASGGNSSMLESNLFTLETGLPLLYGILVFISIFIFIIKFIKSYHKFKLIQRTAYFDYKQQIYWVSDEIPPFTFLNKTLLPKKLQTDDNKDVIIKHEEAHRKTLHFFDIIWVEVMSSLLIFNPLNQKIKKHIVENHEFLADEYACMGVEKTSYAELLIQQTLKQNQFQFVSYFAKPTILNRLNMLTSNKKSTKKPFLVAFLLILFSFIFSCDLNPEEEIILKPKNENTTTSNISSNDLIDENTIFNIVEKQAEPPGGIQDFYNHLSKDLEGKYPQQAIRMGIEGVVYLQFVIERDGSLSNIQPVKGIGAGCDELAVKLLKNQGNWVPGKQKGKTVRSRRVIPIRFVLN; this is translated from the coding sequence ATGGATACCTTAATTTACATTTTAAAAGCCCATGTATTATTTACGGTTTTAGGTGGAATCTATCATTTTATATTAAAAGATGAGAAAAGCTTTTCCTTTAACCGATTTTACCTCCTAGCAATTTATGGGGTGAGTTTAATCATCCCTTTGCTAGAAATTAAAATCTTCAAAAATGTGACTTTTATCAATCAAGCTTTTTTGTCAAATGAATCAGCAGCAACAGCTTCGGGAGGTAATTCGTCAATGTTGGAAAGTAATTTATTCACATTAGAAACAGGACTACCATTACTTTACGGAATTTTAGTGTTTATATCTATTTTCATATTCATTATTAAATTTATCAAAAGCTATCACAAATTTAAGCTGATACAACGAACTGCATATTTTGATTATAAACAGCAAATATATTGGGTATCTGATGAAATCCCGCCATTTACTTTCTTAAACAAAACGCTTCTACCTAAAAAATTACAAACTGATGATAACAAAGATGTTATCATAAAGCATGAAGAGGCACATAGGAAAACATTACATTTTTTTGACATAATATGGGTTGAAGTTATGTCTTCGCTACTGATATTCAATCCTTTAAATCAGAAAATAAAAAAGCATATTGTCGAAAACCACGAATTTTTAGCTGATGAATATGCTTGCATGGGTGTTGAAAAAACTAGTTATGCAGAGCTCCTAATTCAGCAGACACTCAAGCAAAACCAGTTTCAATTTGTCAGCTATTTTGCTAAACCAACCATCTTAAACAGACTTAACATGTTAACAAGCAATAAAAAATCTACAAAAAAACCATTCCTTGTTGCTTTTCTCTTGATTTTATTCAGCTTTATTTTTTCATGTGATTTAAACCCAGAGGAGGAAATTATTCTTAAACCTAAAAATGAAAATACTACGACTTCTAATATCTCATCAAACGATTTGATTGATGAAAACACCATCTTTAATATTGTAGAGAAGCAAGCTGAACCACCTGGTGGCATTCAAGATTTCTATAATCATTTATCAAAAGATTTGGAAGGAAAGTATCCCCAACAAGCCATCAGAATGGGGATTGAAGGAGTTGTGTATTTACAGTTTGTTATTGAAAGAGATGGTAGCCTCAGTAATATACAACCGGTCAAAGGTATTGGTGCAGGCTGTGATGAACTTGCTGTTAAATTACTTAAAAACCAAGGCAATTGGGTACCTGGCAAACAGAAAGGCAAAACTGTACGAAGTAGACGAGTAATCCCAATTAGATTTGTATTAAACTAA
- a CDS encoding PP2C family protein-serine/threonine phosphatase — protein sequence MKFNIAESFGINLNEAWKEEYKRVGHLYARWGALLVIFLFPLSTIPELAIEKPNINLWYIFRYGPSVVVGVVFLLHQKFKFSHELLFEIIAFCLFTSAAYMVDCADWMTYMISMVTVFITSAVLVILRPFYFILNFFAVFLIQIIVHTFFCDAGILDYFMMKGVNILIVVGIAAFSMAAFRYYIMKNNFMHRVALQEAHFELQERNQSLIKAQKDLRFKSDQISEQNEELKMQKEEILSQRDAMQSQKEFIEKQNRDIIGSIRYAQRIQSAMLPTDDYIKQLLPNSFVMFIPRDIVSGDFYWMAEVDGKKVIAAIDCTGHGVPGAFMSLVGDTNMNQIVLQEGTIDPAEILNRLHDGVNSYLKQSQTENQDGMDASIVIIDEQNKIMTFAGAKNPLIIVKENREVEVIKGDKMSIGGKRKIENGGGFTTHSIEYNPNHTFYIFSDGYQDQFGGPKDKKFMVRNFRKLLQETAEKDMNDQIHILKKRFEDWKRGYSQTDDVLLIGFRLQ from the coding sequence ATGAAATTCAATATTGCAGAAAGTTTTGGTATCAATTTAAATGAAGCCTGGAAGGAAGAATACAAGAGGGTGGGTCACCTTTATGCAAGATGGGGTGCGCTCTTAGTTATTTTCTTGTTTCCTCTTAGTACAATACCGGAGCTTGCAATAGAGAAGCCTAATATCAATTTATGGTATATATTCAGATACGGTCCATCAGTTGTAGTGGGAGTTGTGTTTTTACTTCATCAAAAATTTAAGTTTAGTCACGAGCTTTTATTTGAAATCATTGCATTCTGTTTGTTTACTTCTGCGGCTTATATGGTAGATTGTGCAGATTGGATGACTTATATGATATCTATGGTTACCGTATTTATTACGAGTGCGGTTTTGGTTATATTAAGGCCTTTCTATTTCATTCTTAATTTTTTTGCAGTTTTTCTGATTCAAATTATAGTTCATACTTTCTTCTGTGACGCAGGAATACTAGATTATTTCATGATGAAAGGGGTCAATATTTTGATAGTTGTAGGGATTGCAGCTTTTTCGATGGCCGCATTTAGATATTACATCATGAAAAATAATTTCATGCACAGGGTCGCTCTGCAGGAAGCACATTTTGAATTACAAGAAAGAAATCAGAGTTTAATTAAAGCTCAAAAAGATTTACGATTTAAGAGTGACCAAATTTCAGAGCAAAATGAAGAGTTAAAGATGCAGAAGGAGGAAATTCTCTCGCAGAGGGACGCGATGCAATCTCAGAAAGAGTTTATTGAAAAGCAGAATAGAGATATAATTGGTAGTATCCGTTATGCACAAAGAATTCAATCTGCAATGCTTCCTACCGATGATTATATCAAACAACTATTGCCAAATTCATTTGTAATGTTTATTCCGAGAGATATTGTATCCGGAGATTTCTATTGGATGGCTGAAGTTGATGGGAAAAAAGTGATTGCTGCTATCGATTGTACAGGACACGGAGTGCCAGGTGCTTTTATGTCGTTAGTAGGGGATACCAATATGAATCAAATTGTGCTGCAAGAAGGAACTATTGATCCTGCGGAAATTCTCAATAGGCTTCATGATGGGGTCAATAGCTACCTAAAGCAGTCCCAGACTGAAAATCAAGACGGCATGGATGCGTCTATCGTAATAATAGATGAACAAAATAAAATAATGACTTTTGCAGGGGCCAAAAATCCTTTGATTATTGTTAAGGAAAATAGAGAAGTTGAGGTGATCAAAGGAGATAAGATGTCTATTGGAGGTAAAAGAAAGATTGAAAATGGAGGAGGATTCACTACCCATTCGATCGAGTACAACCCCAATCATACCTTTTATATATTTTCAGATGGTTATCAGGATCAATTTGGAGGTCCTAAGGATAAGAAATTTATGGTGAGAAACTTCCGTAAACTCCTCCAAGAGACTGCTGAGAAAGATATGAATGACCAAATTCATATCCTGAAGAAACGATTTGAGGATTGGAAGCGCGGTTATAGTCAAACGGATGATGTGCTCTTGATCGGCTTTAGGCTTCAATAG
- a CDS encoding BlaI/MecI/CopY family transcriptional regulator, producing the protein MQTLTRAEEQIMQKLWELKKAYVKEVLETLPAPKPAYNTVSTIIRILERKGVVGHEKTGKSYLYYPLIKKDEYRKFSIKKLIHGYFDGSFANMASFFAKEEDLSAEELDEVMNHLKNK; encoded by the coding sequence ATGCAAACACTAACCAGAGCAGAGGAACAAATCATGCAAAAGCTATGGGAATTAAAAAAAGCTTATGTTAAAGAAGTTTTAGAAACTTTACCTGCGCCAAAACCCGCTTACAACACCGTAAGTACAATTATTCGAATCTTAGAAAGAAAAGGAGTAGTTGGACATGAAAAAACTGGAAAAAGCTATTTGTATTATCCTCTTATAAAAAAGGATGAATACAGAAAATTCAGCATTAAAAAACTTATCCACGGTTACTTTGATGGATCATTTGCTAACATGGCTTCATTTTTCGCTAAAGAAGAAGATCTTAGCGCGGAAGAACTAGATGAAGTTATGAATCATTTGAAAAACAAGTAA
- a CDS encoding carotenoid oxygenase family protein — protein MSHPNLLTSTREPLDVELKVKEGKIPEDLTGFVFINSGAGTVNSGGLPYERKLPNGEFNQEFGSPVINGDGYMYRFDFTDPGKVKLRTRLLKTPCFYADIASSPVLNPSNPFADIAFKNRGLARMSMKLGTRNQLNTAITPFKKPGDHQSRLLATFDAGRPFEFDPKSLELITPIGENKFWRAGTPPFLNNPFPMVLTSAHPVYDPETKEVFSVNFTKTTKNLLSATEIFHLIFSSEEEIEKRLEEKISRWEQIEDKEQVVKEVNDFFYEEASEEEPKSIWDKLKGWYWKLIGRHFSNEDAVYLVQWTGSKNPKSYKIVNENGSNIQIQHNMHQLGFTRDYVLLADTNFKFTLDVMLNNPFPNNEKIDSFLRELLDGAQNDYSTLYIVHRKDLVPNAKEVRAHKVVLPLETVHFSANYDNPEGVVTLHAAHNCSACPAEWVRYYDECKVSGSPIDPQKIGMLAVGEMDIGKIGKIVIDVKNRDNLEDKTVFLHLEGNPGEKDPGPHTWGVGLYTYRDMLSPDQNVGEIKHIFWQAYGLNDQLLTDFMYRLYKDPHRNRVYSAEQMLEFTKKGAPFILETVETDSMKVIDHYSFPKATYMWSLQFVPSKSPKSDIPESLNGYILCTVIGENDNINQISSYFSEIWVFDASDLHKGPIAKLDHDELQFAFTIHSVWVKEASGVSIPDYKIDIKQDYEEQIKHIRRRWLRKKVQSLMKDHVYPHFR, from the coding sequence ATGAGTCATCCCAATCTGCTGACCTCAACTCGTGAACCACTTGATGTAGAACTTAAAGTAAAAGAAGGAAAAATCCCAGAGGATTTAACTGGGTTCGTGTTTATAAATTCCGGTGCAGGAACCGTCAATAGTGGTGGACTTCCATACGAAAGGAAACTTCCCAATGGTGAATTCAATCAGGAATTTGGTTCACCTGTGATTAATGGAGACGGTTATATGTATCGCTTTGATTTCACCGATCCTGGTAAAGTGAAGCTTAGAACCCGTTTATTGAAGACACCTTGTTTTTATGCGGATATTGCCTCAAGCCCGGTGTTGAATCCAAGTAATCCATTTGCAGATATTGCCTTTAAAAACAGAGGCTTGGCAAGGATGTCAATGAAATTAGGTACCAGAAATCAGTTGAATACTGCTATTACTCCATTCAAAAAGCCAGGAGATCATCAATCACGATTATTAGCAACTTTTGATGCGGGTAGACCTTTTGAGTTTGATCCAAAGAGTTTGGAACTGATTACTCCCATTGGAGAGAATAAGTTTTGGCGGGCGGGAACTCCTCCATTCTTGAATAATCCTTTTCCGATGGTGTTAACTTCGGCACATCCCGTTTATGATCCTGAAACCAAGGAAGTATTCAGTGTGAATTTTACTAAAACCACCAAAAACCTTTTAAGTGCTACTGAAATTTTCCATTTGATATTTAGTAGCGAAGAAGAGATTGAAAAGAGGTTAGAAGAAAAAATCAGTAGGTGGGAACAAATTGAAGATAAAGAGCAGGTGGTAAAAGAGGTGAACGATTTCTTTTATGAAGAAGCATCTGAAGAAGAGCCTAAATCAATTTGGGATAAGCTCAAAGGCTGGTATTGGAAATTGATTGGAAGACATTTTTCTAATGAGGATGCTGTTTATTTGGTGCAGTGGACAGGCTCTAAGAATCCTAAGTCTTATAAGATTGTGAATGAAAATGGGTCAAATATCCAGATTCAACATAATATGCACCAACTCGGATTTACCCGGGATTATGTGCTTTTAGCCGATACTAATTTCAAATTCACATTGGATGTGATGTTGAATAATCCATTTCCTAATAATGAGAAAATTGATTCATTTTTAAGGGAATTGCTGGATGGTGCTCAAAATGATTATTCTACTCTTTATATTGTTCATAGAAAAGATTTAGTTCCAAATGCTAAAGAAGTTAGGGCACACAAGGTTGTATTGCCATTAGAGACTGTTCACTTTTCTGCTAATTATGATAATCCGGAAGGTGTCGTGACATTACATGCGGCACACAATTGCAGTGCTTGCCCAGCTGAATGGGTGCGTTATTATGACGAATGTAAAGTGAGTGGTTCGCCTATTGATCCCCAAAAGATAGGAATGCTTGCAGTTGGAGAGATGGATATTGGTAAAATCGGGAAGATCGTTATAGATGTAAAAAATAGAGACAATCTAGAAGATAAAACGGTATTCTTACACCTAGAAGGAAATCCGGGCGAGAAAGATCCAGGTCCACATACCTGGGGAGTGGGCTTGTATACTTATCGAGATATGCTATCACCTGATCAAAATGTTGGAGAGATAAAACATATTTTTTGGCAAGCGTATGGACTAAATGATCAATTACTCACTGATTTTATGTACAGATTGTACAAAGATCCACACAGAAATAGGGTATACAGTGCTGAGCAAATGCTTGAATTTACAAAAAAAGGTGCTCCATTCATTTTAGAGACTGTTGAAACTGATTCGATGAAAGTTATCGACCACTACAGTTTTCCGAAGGCTACTTATATGTGGTCTCTACAATTTGTACCTTCAAAATCTCCAAAAAGTGATATTCCAGAATCTTTGAATGGTTATATTTTATGTACTGTAATAGGTGAAAACGATAATATAAATCAGATAAGTTCTTACTTTTCTGAGATATGGGTGTTTGATGCGTCTGATTTACATAAAGGCCCCATAGCAAAGCTCGATCACGATGAATTGCAGTTTGCATTTACGATACATTCCGTTTGGGTTAAGGAAGCTTCAGGGGTAAGTATTCCTGATTACAAAATTGATATAAAACAAGATTATGAGGAGCAAATTAAACATATAAGACGTAGATGGTTACGTAAAAAAGTACAATCTTTGATGAAGGATCATGTTTATCCTCATTTTCGATAA
- the smc gene encoding chromosome segregation protein SMC has product MQLTKLEIKGFKSFGDRMVINFDKGITGIVGPNGCGKSNVVDAIRWVLGEQKSRMLRSDKMENVIFNGTKKRKQSNLAEVSLTFNNTKNLLPTEYSNVTITRRYYRTGESEYLLNGVSCRLKDITNLFMDTGISSNSYAIIELKMVDDILTDKDNSRRGLFEEAAGISKFKIRKKETLKKLSDTDADLERVEDLLFEIEKNLKSLEKQAKQAEKYYQYKGEYKEKSILLAKKTVADKREVFLNLTKQVEAENDKKLSLNRQLAEQEAALEKGKSELLQKEKLLASRQKALNEHVNKIRQYESEKKIKNERLRFLQDKSDSLKNQIEQDKQSNERAGFSIKSLEQEKTSAEKIFFETEQRVEVLKAEYEEQKNKTAAIREEVNILNQQQKGLQNEVYQLNKSLEIKEIQLSSIKQELEKSSTDTTEQSASLEEFDTKLEELSKLLKEKNEYLSNLKNKEDHLNKQIEDHKNTIELIREELTQSSRKLDARENEYNLTKSLVDNLEGFPEAIKFLKKSSKWGKNAPLLSDVLTCSEDYRITIENFLEPYMNYYIVETEAQAFEAVNLLSDASKGKAHFFILDNFEKFKPSDSKLFDQAVAATEIVEYDAKYKKLIGFILDNVYVVKGDYNSIPEDKDSIFITQSGKVTKRKFSMSGGSVGLFEGKRIGRAKNLEKLQVEIKDLNKKISQIKESLESRQNDLDNLKDHSYKENIEILQTEINEVNSEYVSVRTKQEQFAQMLNSAANKREGLEQQRETLTEEIETIKPDAKEKSEKLQEIEQRLSIISEDLSVQDDILSQKSSSFNQENIEFHQQQNRVNSLEQEIGYKKTAFDSSKERLEKNQQELKDNEEAIKGLIDTAESSDDELLGMYEEKEQIELGVNEVEKNYYSARGQIDEIEKESRNIQRNKDQVDELLMQIQNNLNETKLELNSVKERLSVEFDIDLDKIMNSEEPEVETNESADDLRTDVNKLKERMDRIGPINPMAMEAYEEIKERNDFILTQREDLRNAKESLLNTITEIDEVARTNFIEAYEKIKENFQKVFRTLFTHEDECDLQLSDPDNPLESKIEIMAKPKGKRPLTINQLSGGEKTLTATSLLFAIYLLKPAPFCIFDEVDAPLDDANIDKFNNIIREFSKESQFIIVTHNKRTMSSTDVIYGVTMVELGISRVVPVDLRELEDTLE; this is encoded by the coding sequence ATGCAGCTAACCAAACTTGAAATAAAAGGATTTAAAAGCTTTGGTGACCGAATGGTCATTAATTTTGACAAAGGTATAACCGGAATTGTCGGTCCAAATGGATGTGGAAAATCCAATGTGGTGGATGCCATAAGGTGGGTTTTAGGAGAACAGAAATCTCGAATGCTTCGCTCTGACAAGATGGAAAATGTTATTTTCAATGGAACAAAAAAGCGTAAACAAAGTAATCTAGCAGAAGTATCTCTTACTTTCAACAATACTAAAAATCTACTACCAACTGAATATTCGAATGTTACAATCACGAGGAGATACTATCGGACGGGTGAAAGTGAATATTTACTGAATGGTGTTAGTTGCCGACTAAAAGATATTACCAACCTATTTATGGATACTGGCATTAGCTCTAACAGCTATGCCATCATTGAATTGAAAATGGTCGATGACATCTTAACTGATAAAGATAATTCTAGACGAGGCTTGTTTGAAGAAGCAGCAGGCATTAGTAAATTCAAAATCAGGAAGAAAGAAACTTTAAAGAAATTAAGCGATACTGATGCTGATTTAGAAAGAGTTGAAGATTTACTATTTGAAATAGAAAAGAATCTCAAATCTTTAGAAAAACAAGCCAAACAAGCTGAAAAATATTATCAATATAAAGGAGAATATAAAGAAAAAAGCATTCTGCTAGCTAAAAAGACCGTGGCTGATAAAAGGGAAGTTTTTCTTAACTTAACAAAGCAAGTTGAGGCTGAAAATGATAAAAAACTAAGCTTAAATCGGCAATTAGCAGAACAAGAGGCTGCCTTGGAAAAAGGAAAATCGGAGTTGCTTCAAAAAGAGAAATTGCTTGCTAGTCGCCAAAAAGCACTTAACGAACACGTCAATAAAATTCGGCAATACGAAAGTGAAAAGAAAATTAAAAATGAAAGATTACGCTTTTTGCAGGATAAAAGTGATAGCCTAAAAAATCAAATTGAACAGGATAAACAAAGTAATGAACGCGCAGGCTTTAGCATCAAAAGTTTAGAACAAGAAAAAACCTCTGCAGAAAAAATATTCTTTGAAACTGAGCAAAGAGTAGAGGTTTTAAAAGCTGAATACGAAGAGCAAAAAAATAAAACTGCCGCTATTCGCGAAGAGGTTAACATCTTAAACCAACAGCAAAAAGGCTTACAGAATGAGGTTTATCAGTTAAACAAATCACTTGAAATTAAGGAAATTCAGCTTTCTTCAATCAAACAAGAATTAGAGAAAAGCAGCACAGACACTACTGAACAGTCTGCCAGTTTGGAGGAGTTTGATACCAAACTGGAAGAATTATCTAAACTTTTAAAAGAGAAAAATGAATACCTTTCGAATCTTAAAAACAAGGAGGATCACCTTAATAAACAAATAGAAGACCATAAAAACACAATAGAATTAATCAGGGAAGAGTTGACACAGTCTTCACGTAAGCTTGATGCACGTGAAAACGAATACAACCTAACAAAGTCATTAGTAGATAACCTGGAAGGATTCCCAGAGGCAATAAAATTCTTAAAAAAGAGTTCAAAATGGGGTAAAAATGCGCCTCTCCTATCAGATGTTTTGACCTGCTCTGAAGATTACCGCATTACAATAGAAAATTTTTTGGAGCCCTACATGAATTACTACATTGTAGAAACTGAGGCTCAAGCTTTTGAAGCAGTAAATTTATTAAGTGACGCAAGCAAAGGTAAAGCTCACTTTTTTATTTTAGATAATTTTGAAAAATTCAAGCCAAGTGATTCAAAGTTATTTGACCAAGCAGTCGCAGCCACAGAAATTGTAGAATATGATGCCAAATACAAAAAATTAATAGGCTTTATTCTTGACAATGTATATGTAGTAAAAGGTGATTACAATTCCATCCCAGAGGATAAGGACAGTATTTTCATCACTCAAAGTGGTAAAGTAACTAAAAGAAAATTTAGTATGTCTGGAGGGTCAGTAGGTCTTTTTGAAGGGAAAAGAATAGGTCGCGCCAAAAACTTGGAAAAACTTCAAGTCGAAATTAAAGACTTGAATAAAAAAATCAGCCAGATCAAAGAGAGCTTGGAAAGCAGGCAAAACGATCTAGACAATCTTAAAGATCATAGTTACAAAGAAAATATAGAGATTTTACAAACAGAAATCAATGAGGTGAACTCTGAATATGTTTCTGTGCGAACTAAACAAGAGCAATTTGCTCAAATGCTTAACTCGGCAGCTAACAAGCGAGAAGGATTAGAACAACAAAGAGAGACTTTGACGGAAGAAATTGAGACTATAAAACCTGACGCAAAAGAGAAATCTGAGAAATTACAAGAAATAGAACAGAGGCTTTCAATTATTAGTGAAGACCTCAGTGTACAGGATGATATTCTAAGTCAGAAATCATCATCTTTCAATCAGGAAAATATAGAATTTCACCAACAGCAAAACAGAGTCAACAGCCTTGAACAGGAAATCGGATACAAAAAAACTGCGTTTGATAGTAGCAAAGAGCGATTAGAAAAAAACCAGCAGGAATTAAAAGACAATGAAGAAGCAATTAAAGGCTTGATAGATACTGCTGAGTCAAGTGATGATGAGCTATTGGGAATGTATGAGGAAAAAGAGCAGATTGAGCTAGGAGTTAATGAAGTGGAAAAAAACTATTATTCAGCTCGTGGTCAGATCGATGAGATTGAAAAAGAGAGCAGAAATATCCAAAGAAATAAAGACCAGGTAGATGAGCTCTTGATGCAGATTCAAAATAATTTGAACGAAACCAAGCTAGAACTTAATAGTGTAAAAGAAAGACTTTCAGTGGAGTTTGATATTGATTTAGATAAAATCATGAATAGTGAAGAGCCGGAAGTCGAGACCAATGAAAGCGCAGACGACTTGCGAACAGACGTAAATAAATTGAAGGAAAGAATGGATCGAATAGGGCCAATTAACCCTATGGCCATGGAAGCATATGAAGAAATAAAGGAAAGAAATGACTTTATCCTGACGCAAAGAGAAGACTTGCGAAATGCCAAAGAATCCTTACTTAATACAATTACTGAAATTGATGAAGTTGCACGAACCAATTTTATTGAAGCATACGAAAAAATAAAAGAGAATTTCCAAAAGGTATTCCGTACATTATTTACGCATGAAGATGAGTGCGATTTACAATTATCTGATCCTGATAATCCGTTGGAATCCAAAATTGAAATTATGGCCAAGCCAAAAGGAAAACGTCCATTGACCATCAATCAATTATCAGGAGGCGAAAAAACATTAACCGCCACTTCCCTTCTCTTTGCTATTTATCTACTTAAACCAGCTCCATTCTGTATTTTTGATGAGGTTGATGCTCCTCTTGACGATGCCAACATTGATAAATTCAACAATATAATTAGAGAATTCTCCAAAGAATCTCAATTTATTATTGTCACCCACAATAAGAGAACCATGTCAAGTACCGATGTAATCTATGGCGTTACTATGGTTGAATTAGGAATTTCAAGAGTTGTTCCTGTGGACCTCAGGGAATTAGAAGATACATTGGAATAA
- the gap gene encoding type I glyceraldehyde-3-phosphate dehydrogenase has protein sequence MSNVKVGINGFGRIGRLTFRALLQKNNVEVVGINDLTDTKTLAHLLKYDSVHGKFPGEVSHTDNSIIVNGKSIAVSAERDPANLPWGKMGVEIVLESTGLFVDEENAGKHIKAGAKKVVISAPAKGNVPTVVLGVNDDTMTGDETILSNASCTTNCLAPMAKVLDDTFGIEKGYITTVHAYTADQNLQDGPHKDLRRARAAAYSIVPTSTGAAKAVGLVLPHLQGKLDGIAMRVPIPDGSLTDFTLELKKEATKEEVNAAMKKASEGSMKGVLEYTEDPIVSIDIVGNTHSCIFDSALTSVSGKLAKVVGWYDNEAGYSNRAADLIERISK, from the coding sequence ATGTCAAACGTAAAAGTTGGAATTAACGGATTCGGGCGAATTGGAAGATTGACTTTCAGAGCCTTGCTGCAAAAAAATAATGTTGAGGTTGTAGGTATCAATGATCTAACTGATACTAAAACTTTGGCTCACTTACTAAAATATGATTCAGTTCATGGTAAATTTCCTGGAGAGGTTTCTCATACAGACAATTCAATAATTGTAAATGGGAAAAGCATTGCTGTGTCTGCAGAAAGAGATCCCGCAAATCTTCCTTGGGGAAAAATGGGAGTAGAAATTGTATTAGAATCTACTGGTCTTTTTGTTGATGAAGAAAATGCCGGTAAACATATTAAAGCAGGAGCTAAAAAGGTAGTGATTTCTGCACCAGCTAAAGGTAATGTTCCTACCGTTGTTTTAGGTGTTAATGATGATACCATGACAGGTGATGAAACTATCCTTTCAAATGCTTCTTGTACAACCAATTGTTTAGCGCCAATGGCTAAAGTATTGGATGACACTTTCGGAATCGAAAAAGGTTATATCACTACTGTTCATGCCTATACTGCTGATCAGAATTTACAAGATGGTCCACACAAGGACTTAAGAAGAGCGAGAGCTGCAGCGTACTCAATTGTACCTACTTCTACAGGTGCTGCCAAAGCAGTAGGATTAGTCCTTCCTCATTTACAAGGAAAATTGGATGGTATTGCCATGAGGGTTCCAATTCCTGATGGTTCATTAACTGATTTTACTTTAGAGTTGAAAAAAGAAGCAACAAAAGAAGAAGTTAATGCAGCTATGAAAAAAGCTTCTGAAGGAAGTATGAAAGGTGTATTGGAGTATACTGAAGACCCAATTGTTTCAATTGATATTGTAGGTAATACTCATTCATGTATTTTTGATTCTGCTTTGACTTCTGTTTCAGGGAAATTGGCGAAAGTTGTTGGTTGGTATGACAATGAAGCTGGTTATTCAAACAGAGCTGCGGATCTGATTGAGAGAATTTCTAAATAG